Proteins found in one Streptococcus iniae genomic segment:
- a CDS encoding pyridoxal phosphate-dependent aminotransferase, translated as MTKLSNRVLEMEESVTLAAGAKAKALKAQGKDVLSLTLGEPDFVTPKNIQRQAIESIENGRASYYTAAGGLQELTDAIANYMETYYGYRVSSNQIVSAAGAKFILYAFFLAVLNPKDQVLIPTPYWVSYADQVKMVDGEPVFVEGKEENAFKVTVDQLEAYRTEKTKVLLLNSPSNPTGMIYDKTELEAIGNWAVAHDILILADDIYARLVYNGNQFVPISSLSKAIRQQTITVNGVAKTYSMTGWRMGFAVGDSEIIGAMAKIISQTTSNLTTVSQYAAIEAFNGSQHDAELMRLAFEERLNYIYPLLNQVPGFKVLKPQGAFYLFPNVKEAMEMTGYTDVTAFTDAILEEEGLAMVTGAGFGAPENIRLSYATDIDSLKEAVKRLNHFMETHKK; from the coding sequence ATGACAAAGTTATCAAATCGAGTACTAGAAATGGAAGAAAGCGTCACTTTAGCAGCTGGAGCCAAGGCAAAAGCTTTGAAAGCACAAGGTAAGGATGTTTTAAGTTTAACACTTGGTGAGCCAGATTTTGTGACTCCTAAAAATATTCAACGACAAGCAATTGAATCCATTGAAAATGGAAGAGCTAGTTACTACACAGCAGCAGGTGGTTTGCAAGAACTGACAGATGCGATTGCCAATTATATGGAAACTTATTATGGTTATCGGGTGTCTTCGAATCAAATTGTTTCAGCGGCAGGTGCTAAATTTATTTTGTATGCTTTCTTTTTGGCAGTACTTAATCCCAAAGACCAAGTCTTGATTCCAACGCCTTATTGGGTTTCTTATGCAGATCAAGTTAAAATGGTAGATGGCGAGCCTGTTTTTGTAGAAGGAAAAGAAGAAAATGCCTTTAAGGTTACAGTAGACCAACTAGAGGCTTACAGAACTGAAAAAACAAAAGTATTACTCTTGAATTCGCCATCTAATCCAACTGGCATGATTTATGATAAAACAGAATTAGAAGCAATTGGCAATTGGGCAGTTGCGCATGATATTTTAATATTAGCAGATGATATCTATGCTCGTTTGGTTTATAATGGAAATCAATTTGTTCCAATTTCAAGCCTTTCTAAAGCCATCCGTCAACAGACTATTACAGTTAATGGGGTTGCTAAAACCTATTCAATGACTGGCTGGCGTATGGGCTTTGCCGTAGGAGACAGTGAAATCATTGGTGCTATGGCTAAAATTATCAGCCAAACCACATCTAACTTAACAACAGTTTCTCAATACGCAGCAATTGAGGCCTTTAATGGCAGTCAGCATGATGCTGAGCTTATGCGTCTTGCCTTTGAAGAGCGCCTTAATTATATCTATCCCCTTCTTAATCAAGTGCCAGGATTTAAAGTGCTTAAACCCCAAGGGGCCTTTTACCTCTTTCCCAATGTTAAAGAAGCAATGGAAATGACTGGTTATACTGATGTAACAGCCTTTACAGATGCTATTTTGGAAGAAGAAGGCTTGGCTATGGTTACAGGTGCAGGGTTTGGTGCGCCAGAGAATATTCGCTTAAGTTACGCAACG